Proteins encoded within one genomic window of Cucumis sativus cultivar 9930 chromosome 3, Cucumber_9930_V3, whole genome shotgun sequence:
- the LOC101217327 gene encoding serine/threonine receptor-like kinase NFP, producing the protein MYSPIRHSSSILFLFSFFFFFFFFHYSAAEAPDADGYTCSANQTANPCQAYVFYRATPPNFLNLAAIADLFWVSRLQISRPSNISDSNATFPLLSGQPLFIPITCSCHSVNASVSISYANLSYKINAGDNFWLVSTSKFQNLTTFQSVEIANPTLIATNLSIGVDVVFPIFCKCPNPTQLRNRVNFMISYVIQPADTLSSIASRFGVQTSEIRDANWPNPQPFETIFIPVSRLPNLTQPIVLPPSPEQAPAPVREDKNRVVTGLAIGLGIVGFLLILAVGLLVFGVGKRRKNEREMEERFEKQRVQDDGIWKAKRKEMEVDLMADVSDCLDKYRVFKIEELNEATNGFSESSLIQGSVYKGTIGGVEFAIKKMKWNAYEQLKILQKVNHGNLVKLEGFCVDPEDATCYLIYEYVENGSLYSWLHETQKQKLNWRMRLRIAIDVANGLLYIHEHTRPQVVHKDIKSSNILLDANMRAKIANFGLAKSGCNAITMHIVGTQGYIAPEYIADGVVSTKMDIFSFGVVLLELISGKEAIDDQGNALWMRASNEFLDGKEKDKLESLRSWIDEALFEQSCPMESLMDAMNVAVSCLQKDPTKRPSMVEVVYALSKTDDAVFDFSDDNLSAPPLTAR; encoded by the exons ATGTATTCCCCAATCCGCCATTCCTCCTCTATTCTCTTcttattttccttcttcttcttcttcttcttctttcattacTCCGCCGCCGAAGCTCCCGACGCCGATGGCTACACCTGCTCCGCCAACCAAACTGCCAACCCATGTCAGGCCTATGTCTTCTACAGAGCCACCCCTCCCAATTTCCTCAATTTGGCTGCCATTGCTGACCTCTTCTGGGTCAGCCGCCTCCAAATTTCTCGTCCCAGCAACATCTCCGACTCCAACGCTACTTTCCCTCTCCTCTCCGGCCAACCTCTCTTCATTCCCATAACCTGCTCCTGCCACTCCGTCAACGCCTCCGTCAGTATCTCCTATGCTAATCTCTCCTACAAAATCAACGCCGGCGACAATTTCTGGCTCGTCTCCACCTCCAAATTTCAGAATCTCACCACTTTCCAATCCGTCGAAATCGCCAATCCCACTTTAATCGCAACCAATCTCTCCATCGGCGTCGACGTCGTTTTTCCCATCTTCTGCAAATGCCCTAATCCCACTCAACTCCGAAATCGGGTCAATTTCATGATCTCTTACGTGATTCAGCCCGCCGATACTCTGTCCTCCATAGCTTCAAGGTTCGGAGTACAAACGTCGGAAATCAGAGACGCGAATTGGCCAAACCCGCAACCGTTCGAGACAATTTTCATCCCAGTGAGTCGTCTTCCCAATTTGACACAGCCCATTGTGTTACCGCCGTCTCCGGAGCAGGCACCGGCGCCGGTGAGAGAAGATAAAAACAGAGTAGTGACAGGGCTGGCGATTGGGTTGGGGATTGTTGGGTTTTTGCTGATTTTGGCGGTGGGTTTGTTGGTTTTTGGAGTGgggaagaggaggaagaatgAGAGGGAAATGGAGGAAAGATTTGAGAAACAGAGAGTGCAGGATGATGGGATTTGGAAAGCGAAAAGGAAGGAAATGGAGGTTGATTTAATGGCGGATGTGTCTGATTGTTTGGATAAATACAGAGTGTTTAAAATTGAGGAGCTTAATGAAGCGACGAATGGATTTAGCGAGAGTAGCTTGATTCAAGGATCGGTTTACAAGGGAACAATCGGTGGAGTTGAATTTGCAATCAAGAAGATGAAGTGGAATGCCTATGAACAGCTCAAGATCTTGCAGAAG GTAAACCATGGTAATCTAGTGAAGCTTGAAGGCTTTTGCGTTGACCCTGAAGATGCAACCTGCTACCTAATTTATGAATATGTAGAGAATGGTTCTCTTTATTCATGGCTACACGAAACCCAAAAGCAGAAACTGAACTGGAGAATGAGATTGAGGATTGCGATCGATGTTGCTAACGGACTACTATACATCCACGAGCACACAAGGCCGCAAGTCGTTCACAAAGACATAAAAAGCAGCAACATTCTGCTGGATGCAAACATGAGGGCTAAGATAGCCAACTTTGGGTTGGCAAAGTCGGGATGCAATGCCATAACTATGCACATTGTTGGGACTCAAGGCTATATAGCACCGGAATACATAGCCGATGGAGTCGTGTCGACGAAGATGGACATTTTCTCGTTCGGAGTTGTTCTGCTCGAGCTGATCTCTGGGAAGGAGGCCATTGACGACCAAGGAAATGCTCTATGGATGAGAGCCAGTAATGAATTTTTGGACGGAAAGGAGAAGGATAAGTTGGAGAGTCTGAGGAGTTGGATTGATGAAGCTCTTTTCGAGCAATCTTGCCCGATGGAGAGTTTGATGGATGCGATGAATGTGGCTGTTAGTTGCTTGCAGAAGGATCCAACAAAGAGGCCGAGCATGGTGGAGGTGGTTTATGCACTAAGCAAGACCGATGACGCCGTGTTCGATTTCTCTGATGATAATTTATCAGCTCCTCCCTTAACAGCTAGGTAA
- the LOC101219293 gene encoding photosynthetic NDH subunit of subcomplex B 5, chloroplastic — protein MALCSSLPVLSFNPIPKIIFKSSEIISATPFSIRKISGTNGISSSKLLGKLTRRSLSLRLNAAGLSEIEPDLNEDPVDRWETNSVSPEDFEYGVYDGHHTYFEGEKKGTFWGAIADDIAAVGPPTGFQGLISWLFLPAVAAGMYFNVPGEYLYIGAAIFTIVFCIIEIDKPDQPHNFEPQIYNMERGARDKLISDYNTMDIWEFNEKYGDLWDFTVKNDDITKT, from the exons ATGGCTCTCTGTTCTTCCCTCCCCGTTCTTTCTTTCAATCCAATCCCCAAAATCATCTTCAAATCTTCTGAAATTATTAGTGCTACACCGTTTTCGATTCGAAAGATTTCGGGAACCAACGGAATCTCCTCCTCCAAGTTGCTTGGAAAATTGACGAGGAGAAGCCTCTCTCTGCGGCTCAATGCGGCAGGATTGTCCGAGATTGAACCCGACTTAAACGAAGACCCTGTAGATCGTTGGGAAACTAACAGCGTCAGCCCT GAAGATTTTGAGTATGGAGTATACGATGGACATCACACTTACTTTGAAGGGGAGAAGAAAG GAACATTCTGGGGAGCCATTGCAGATGATATTGCTGCAGTTGGACCCCCAACAGGCTTTCAGG GCCTCATCTCTTGGCTCTTCCTACCGGCAGTTGCTGCTGGAATGTACTTCAATGTTCCG GGGGAGTATCTATACATTGGAGcagctatatttacaatagtATTCTGCATAATTGAAATTGACAAGCCAGACCAGCCACACAACTTCGAACCTCAGATATATAACATGGAGAGAGGGGCTCGTGACAAGTTGATATCAGACTACAACACCATGGACATCTGGGAATTCAATGAGAAGTATGGAGACTTGTGGGATTTCACTGTCAAGAACGATGATATAACAAAGACATGA
- the LOC101217555 gene encoding CBL-interacting serine/threonine-protein kinase 7, giving the protein METGLRPTATPTPTPATTLLRKYQLGRLLGRGSFAKVYQAVSLADNSTVAIKIIDKSKTIGAVMERCIVREVAAMRRLDHHPNILKIHEVMATKSKIYLVVEFAGGGELLAKISRRGRFTETVARRYFQQLVSALKFCHDNGVVHRDVKPQNLLLDEQGNLKVSDFGLSALPEQLRDGLLHTSCGTPAYSAPEVMTCRSGSGYDGGKADAWSCGVILFVMLSGFLPFDDSNLAAMYRKIHRREFQIPNWVSKPVRFLIYHLLDPNPKTRMSIEALMQNPWFKKSLHLKQANENLLQSMRDYRMGKERGIGEMNAFDIISMSSGLDLSGLFETTERRAERRYASRATVMEVEKRVREMGVELEYEVEVGGKGGSIGMGKRGVVVVVEVVEVAVALTMVEVRVVKGGEEFEEHHWRCFEGKLQGFAVPWQRKCNL; this is encoded by the coding sequence ATGGAGACGGGGCTCCGGCCCACTGCCACTCCCACTCCCACCCCCGCTACTACTCTTCTCCGGAAGTACCAATTAGGCCGCCTTCTCGGTCGTGGAAGTTTCGCCAAAGTCTATCAAGCAGTTTCCTTAGCCGATAACTCCACCGTCGCCATCAAAATCATCGACAAATCCAAAACCATCGGCGCTGTCATGGAGCGTTGCATAGTCCGGGAGGTTGCCGCCATGCGCCGCCTCGATCACCATCCAAACATACTCAAAATCCACGAAGTCATGGCGACAAAGTCCAAAATATACCTGGTGGTTGAATTCGCTGGCGGTGGCGAACTCTTGGCTAAAATCTCCCGCCGTGGGCGATTCACCGAAACCGTCGCGCGCCGGTATTTCCAACAACTCGTCTCGGCCCTTAAGTTCTGCCACGATAACGGCGTCGTTCACCGTGACGTGAAGCCGCAGAATCTTTTGCTGGACGAACAGGGCAATCTGAAAGTCTCTGATTTCGGTCTCTCTGCTTTACCTGAACAACTCAGAGACGGATTACTCCACACTTCTTGTGGAACTCCAGCGTACTCAGCGCCAGAAGTCATGACCTGTCGCAGTGGTAGCGGATACGACGGCGGAAAGGCTGACGCCTGGTCATGTGGAGTAATTTTATTCGTAATGCTCTCTGGGTTTCTCCCTTTCGACGACAGTAATCTAGCGGCGATGTACAGAAAAATCCACAGGCGAGAATTTCAAATCCCTAATTGGGTATCGAAACCTGTCCGATTCCTAATATATCACCTCCTCGATCCGAATCCCAAAACGAGGATGAGCATTGAGGCGTTAATGCAAAACCCCTGGTTCAAGAAATCGCTGCACTTGAAACAGGCCAATGAGAACCTACTGCAATCGATGAGGGATTATCGAATGGGAAAAGAGAGGGGAATTGGGGAAATGAATGCGTTCGATATAATTTCGATGTCTTCGGGGTTGGATTTATCGGGGCTGTTTGAAACGACGGAGAGGAGAGCGGAGAGGAGGTATGCGTCGAGAGCGACGGTGATGGAGGTGGAGAAGAGGGTCAGGGAGATGGGCGTAGAGTTGGAGTATGAAGTGGAGGTGGGGGGAAAGGGAGGGTCGATCGGAATGGGGAAGAGGGgagtggtggtggtggtggaagTGGTGGAGGTGGCAGTGGCATTAACGATGGTGGAGGTGAGGGTGGTGAAAGGAGGGGAGGAGTTTGAAGAACACCATTGGAGGTGTTTTGAAGGCAAACTTCAAGGATTTGCAGTTCCATGGCAGAGGAAATGTAATTTGTAA